One genomic region from Eptesicus fuscus isolate TK198812 chromosome 4, DD_ASM_mEF_20220401, whole genome shotgun sequence encodes:
- the ZNF48 gene encoding zinc finger protein 48 isoform X2 produces MERAAEPWGPDPRGPEEREQPRGARTGLGGENVEMSQADEFEHTPQEDDLGFKEEEDLAPGHEVGNASLKPEGIQTWDDLWVQREGPGKPPARDRGPRLLGEPRWGQASDRAAVCGECGKSFRQMSDLVKHQRTHTGEKPYKCGVCGKGFGDSSARIKHQRTHSGEKPYRARPPAQGPPKIPRSRVPAGERPTICGECGKSFRQSSDLVKHQRTHTGEKPYKCGICGKGFGDSSARIKHQRTHRGEQPPRPVVPRRQPSRAATAAAQGPKAQDKPYICTDCGKRFVLSCSLLSHQRSHLGPKPFGCDVCGKEFARGSDLVKHLRVHTGEKPYLCPECGKGFADSSARVKHLRTHTGERPHACPECDCTFSLSSTLLRHRLTHMEPQDFSFPGYPLVPSPPPSSSSPPPPLGTSPPLTPRSPSHSGDGPFGLPGLEPEPRGPQAGEPPPLAGDKPHKCPECGKGFRRSSDLVKHHRVHTGEKPYLCPECGKGFADSSARVKHLRTHRGGQARPPPPATLLRPHNPPGPAPMAPRPRGRAQPSGLGQPHVCSFCGKEFPRSSDLVKHRRTHTGEKPYKCAECGKGFGDSSARIKHQRGHLALRPFGTGGGLARPLKVEPPMGLE; encoded by the exons ATGGAGCGCGCGGCGGAGCCCTGGGGTCCGGACCCGCGCGGCCCGGAGGAGAGGGAGCAGCCGAGAGGCGCCCGGACAG GTCTCGGGGGTGAGAATGTGGAGATGTCTCAGGCGGATGAGTTTGAACATACCCCACAGGAGGATGACTTGGGGTTCAAGGAAGAGGAAGATCTGGCCCCAGGTCATGAAGTAGGAAATGCCTCTCTCAAACCTGAAGGCATCCAGACCTGGGATGACTTGTGGGTCCAGAGAGAGGGACCAGGAAAACCTCCGGCTCGAGACAGAGGCCCCCGGCTCCTGGGAGAACCACGCTGGGGCCAGGCTAGCGATCGGGCTGCTGTATGTGGCGAGTGTGGCAAGAGCTTTCGGCAGATGTCGGATCTGGTGAAGCATcagcggacacacacaggggagAAACCCTACAAGTGTGGGGTCTGCGGCAAGGGCTTTGGGGATAGCTCTGCCCGGATCAAACACCAGCGAACTCATAGCGGTGAAAAGCCCTACAGAGCCAGACCGCCGGCCCAGGGCCCTCCAAAGATTCCTAGGTCCAGGGTCCCTGCTGGCGAGCGCCCCACTATCTGCGGGGAATGTGGCAAGAGCTTCCGGCAGAGTTCAGACTTGGTGAAGCACCAGCGGACACACACGGGTGAGAAGCCCTACAAGTGTGGCATCTGTGGCAAGGGCTTTGGTGACAGTTCTGCTCGCATCAAGCACCAGCGAACACACCGTGGGGAGCAGCCCCCCCGGCCCGTGGTGCCCCGGCGGCAGCCATCTCGAGCAGCCACAGCCGCCGCACAGGGACCCAAAGCCCAGGACAAGCCATATATCTGCACCGATTGTGGCAAAAGATTTGTGCTCAGCTGCAGTCTTCTGAGCCACCAGCGCAGTCACCTGGGGCCCAAACCTTTTGGCTGCGATGTGTGTGGAAAGGAATTTGCCCGGGGCTCAGACCTGGTGAAGCACCTTCGGGTGCACACGGGAGAGAAGCCCTACCTCTGCCCTGAGTGTGGCAAGGGCTTCGCTGACAGCTCTGCCAGGGTCAAGCACCTCCGCACCCACACCGGCGAGAGGCCTCACGCCTGCCCTGAGTGTGACTGCACCTTCAGCCTCAGCTCCACTCTGCTCCGCCACCGCCTGACGCACATGGAGCCGCAGGACTTCAGCTTCCCGGGCTACCCCCTggtccccagcccaccccccagctcaagctcccccccacctcctcttgGTACCAGCCCCCCACTGACACCGCGAAGCCCCTCACACTCAGGAGACGGGCCTTTTGGCCTGCCTGGCTTGGAGCCAGAGCCCAGGGGCCCACAGGCTGGGGAGCCACCACCTCTAGCGGGTGACAAGCCCCACAAGTGCCCCGAGTGCGGCAAGGGCTTCCGCCGAAGCTCAGACCTGGTGAAACACCATCGGGTGCACACGGGGGAGAAGCCCTACCTCTGCCCTGAGTGTGGCAAGGGTTTTGCTGACAGCTCAGCCCGAGTCAAGCACCTCCGCACCCACCGTGGAGGACAGGCTCGGCCACCACCACCAGCCACTCTCCTGAGGCCACATaaccccccaggcccagcacccatGGCCCCTCGACCCCGAGGCCGGGCCCAGCCCTCTGGACTCGGCCAGCCCCACGTGTGCAGCTTCTGTGGGAAGGAGTTCCCCCGGAGCTCAGATCTGGTCAAACACAGGCGCACGCACACCGGGGAGAAGCCATACAAGTGTGCGGAGTGTGGCAAGGGTTTTGGTGACAGCTCTGCCCGGATCAAGCACCAGCGTGGGCACCTGGCCCTGAGGCCCTTTGGGACCGGGGGTGGTCTGGCAAGGCCCCTCAAGGTGGAGCCACCCATGGGACTGGAATGA
- the ZNF48 gene encoding zinc finger protein 48 isoform X1 — MERAAEPWGPDPRGPEEREQPRGARTGEGRSGAPPCTGLGGENVEMSQADEFEHTPQEDDLGFKEEEDLAPGHEVGNASLKPEGIQTWDDLWVQREGPGKPPARDRGPRLLGEPRWGQASDRAAVCGECGKSFRQMSDLVKHQRTHTGEKPYKCGVCGKGFGDSSARIKHQRTHSGEKPYRARPPAQGPPKIPRSRVPAGERPTICGECGKSFRQSSDLVKHQRTHTGEKPYKCGICGKGFGDSSARIKHQRTHRGEQPPRPVVPRRQPSRAATAAAQGPKAQDKPYICTDCGKRFVLSCSLLSHQRSHLGPKPFGCDVCGKEFARGSDLVKHLRVHTGEKPYLCPECGKGFADSSARVKHLRTHTGERPHACPECDCTFSLSSTLLRHRLTHMEPQDFSFPGYPLVPSPPPSSSSPPPPLGTSPPLTPRSPSHSGDGPFGLPGLEPEPRGPQAGEPPPLAGDKPHKCPECGKGFRRSSDLVKHHRVHTGEKPYLCPECGKGFADSSARVKHLRTHRGGQARPPPPATLLRPHNPPGPAPMAPRPRGRAQPSGLGQPHVCSFCGKEFPRSSDLVKHRRTHTGEKPYKCAECGKGFGDSSARIKHQRGHLALRPFGTGGGLARPLKVEPPMGLE; from the exons ATGGAGCGCGCGGCGGAGCCCTGGGGTCCGGACCCGCGCGGCCCGGAGGAGAGGGAGCAGCCGAGAGGCGCCCGGACAGGTGAGGGCCGCAGCGGTGCGCCGCCATGTACAG GTCTCGGGGGTGAGAATGTGGAGATGTCTCAGGCGGATGAGTTTGAACATACCCCACAGGAGGATGACTTGGGGTTCAAGGAAGAGGAAGATCTGGCCCCAGGTCATGAAGTAGGAAATGCCTCTCTCAAACCTGAAGGCATCCAGACCTGGGATGACTTGTGGGTCCAGAGAGAGGGACCAGGAAAACCTCCGGCTCGAGACAGAGGCCCCCGGCTCCTGGGAGAACCACGCTGGGGCCAGGCTAGCGATCGGGCTGCTGTATGTGGCGAGTGTGGCAAGAGCTTTCGGCAGATGTCGGATCTGGTGAAGCATcagcggacacacacaggggagAAACCCTACAAGTGTGGGGTCTGCGGCAAGGGCTTTGGGGATAGCTCTGCCCGGATCAAACACCAGCGAACTCATAGCGGTGAAAAGCCCTACAGAGCCAGACCGCCGGCCCAGGGCCCTCCAAAGATTCCTAGGTCCAGGGTCCCTGCTGGCGAGCGCCCCACTATCTGCGGGGAATGTGGCAAGAGCTTCCGGCAGAGTTCAGACTTGGTGAAGCACCAGCGGACACACACGGGTGAGAAGCCCTACAAGTGTGGCATCTGTGGCAAGGGCTTTGGTGACAGTTCTGCTCGCATCAAGCACCAGCGAACACACCGTGGGGAGCAGCCCCCCCGGCCCGTGGTGCCCCGGCGGCAGCCATCTCGAGCAGCCACAGCCGCCGCACAGGGACCCAAAGCCCAGGACAAGCCATATATCTGCACCGATTGTGGCAAAAGATTTGTGCTCAGCTGCAGTCTTCTGAGCCACCAGCGCAGTCACCTGGGGCCCAAACCTTTTGGCTGCGATGTGTGTGGAAAGGAATTTGCCCGGGGCTCAGACCTGGTGAAGCACCTTCGGGTGCACACGGGAGAGAAGCCCTACCTCTGCCCTGAGTGTGGCAAGGGCTTCGCTGACAGCTCTGCCAGGGTCAAGCACCTCCGCACCCACACCGGCGAGAGGCCTCACGCCTGCCCTGAGTGTGACTGCACCTTCAGCCTCAGCTCCACTCTGCTCCGCCACCGCCTGACGCACATGGAGCCGCAGGACTTCAGCTTCCCGGGCTACCCCCTggtccccagcccaccccccagctcaagctcccccccacctcctcttgGTACCAGCCCCCCACTGACACCGCGAAGCCCCTCACACTCAGGAGACGGGCCTTTTGGCCTGCCTGGCTTGGAGCCAGAGCCCAGGGGCCCACAGGCTGGGGAGCCACCACCTCTAGCGGGTGACAAGCCCCACAAGTGCCCCGAGTGCGGCAAGGGCTTCCGCCGAAGCTCAGACCTGGTGAAACACCATCGGGTGCACACGGGGGAGAAGCCCTACCTCTGCCCTGAGTGTGGCAAGGGTTTTGCTGACAGCTCAGCCCGAGTCAAGCACCTCCGCACCCACCGTGGAGGACAGGCTCGGCCACCACCACCAGCCACTCTCCTGAGGCCACATaaccccccaggcccagcacccatGGCCCCTCGACCCCGAGGCCGGGCCCAGCCCTCTGGACTCGGCCAGCCCCACGTGTGCAGCTTCTGTGGGAAGGAGTTCCCCCGGAGCTCAGATCTGGTCAAACACAGGCGCACGCACACCGGGGAGAAGCCATACAAGTGTGCGGAGTGTGGCAAGGGTTTTGGTGACAGCTCTGCCCGGATCAAGCACCAGCGTGGGCACCTGGCCCTGAGGCCCTTTGGGACCGGGGGTGGTCTGGCAAGGCCCCTCAAGGTGGAGCCACCCATGGGACTGGAATGA